The candidate division KSB1 bacterium genome includes a region encoding these proteins:
- a CDS encoding C25 family cysteine peptidase, which translates to MGKKPIEILGIATTVIYITFASILAKESCAPVVLEQDERHVVFSFVTPSVLVSPAEGIGGMDYCLPSIAGCSQNSVPGEPALPQTGLWLTLPPNTLARLEIIDQEIETRRLPRILPAPRLETSAFSEDRTLIYDEGEVYKRSTFFPSAHIVLGKEGLFRGQRMISYRFFPLRVNPMTGEAQFCRSLKAAVYFDAVPGRDREIRLTDTTPDPLLSALTINHQSVPKILQKAQAVPLEDYFLDRGTEWYKLTIPQTGLYRLTASDLRQAGMRLESPPRRLALFCDGKEVAVRMQCASLDRWSDGDAVEFFAVAYKDYYNSENVYWLTPDGGSDGLRMQEQDAYPKGDDLINRGIATYRLEIDRIRRADFPGHTDNERWFMDDLRAPKTLTYPLPINSIDPSGAAFLKFRIQAYAQSQSVFPDHHTQILINDQIVYDKFWDGRVTLFDSTVFSTQLLKASGNTLKIVGPGDTDSFLDWVLVDWFELRYPRVNSADSEALYFTLNLDAPKTVVLQNLAGTVDLYDVTDPFQPKRLVNAEQQGDRRLFRLPQAGVYEIFAVQPPQKLKPSKISADEISSLRKTLRQTDYFMITVPEFVSALTPLAERHRQDGLNVAIIDVQDIYDEFNYGKKSERAIRRFLTYAMQMFPLPAPRYVLLVGDASWNPRRLNSSNPNYGGEQATDFIPTRLFESLVDYFEACSDNWLACVDGEDDILPDLLVGRLPARSADEVRQMVQKILLYHQTAAEPSMRRAVFVADIGEGGTMAFEDTSSSLASRFVPPTVLAEALYISRSSATEVRKRLLEIFGEGALTINYFGHGSVGNWSKHSILTRAEVPLLPRGRFFPFVFTMSCINGYFADPNPANSSLTEMLFNQDQAGIIGGFSAAGEAYPSPLFPLARMLYDALYQKGITRLGEFCTAGLFTMYADYPFFDDHVRFYILFGDPACRLQYQPERLADAGFAGQIRFNDGRKVKGKTLTAFISRQTVAQTTINSEKGAFGPIYIPPDNPETPVREGGVAGDTVTFVFDYPQNPTQLFPTALWKGGQLQRLALSEFPTFVAEQPEVKFFINGEAAEPTFADGDPLQRDAVIEIRFQCSHEYGSGDPVVRLNRQILDLSATRRPITDGLAFTLPVNTLSDGEYELSVHEPESAAKPLGVLRFRIASTLRLLDVVNFPNPCADQTVVSFVLENDKPARVTLKLFTISGRLIYKTEGEATVGYNAIPYDLCDTAGEKLANGLYFYRLSAFDGEEKAEVIERLVVMQ; encoded by the coding sequence GTGGGCAAAAAGCCGATTGAGATTCTTGGGATTGCAACCACTGTTATATACATAACCTTTGCTTCGATCCTGGCAAAAGAGTCTTGTGCACCGGTTGTGCTGGAGCAGGACGAGCGGCACGTTGTCTTTTCTTTTGTTACCCCGTCGGTTTTGGTTTCTCCCGCTGAGGGAATCGGAGGAATGGATTATTGTTTGCCCTCTATTGCCGGTTGTTCTCAGAACAGCGTCCCCGGAGAACCTGCTTTGCCGCAGACGGGGCTTTGGTTGACCCTACCCCCGAACACGCTCGCACGATTGGAAATCATCGACCAGGAGATCGAGACGAGACGGCTGCCGCGGATTCTGCCCGCTCCGCGGCTGGAAACATCCGCATTCTCAGAGGACAGAACCCTCATCTACGATGAAGGCGAAGTCTATAAACGATCGACGTTTTTCCCATCCGCCCATATTGTACTTGGCAAGGAAGGCCTGTTCCGCGGCCAACGCATGATCAGTTACCGCTTCTTTCCCCTGCGCGTCAATCCGATGACCGGCGAGGCGCAGTTTTGCCGATCCTTGAAAGCAGCCGTCTATTTTGACGCAGTGCCTGGAAGAGACCGCGAAATCCGTCTTACGGACACGACTCCCGATCCTTTGCTGTCCGCCTTGACGATTAACCATCAATCCGTGCCCAAAATTTTGCAGAAAGCCCAAGCTGTCCCCCTTGAAGACTATTTTCTTGACCGCGGCACAGAATGGTACAAGCTGACTATCCCGCAAACCGGCCTCTACCGACTGACGGCTTCGGATCTTCGGCAGGCGGGAATGCGTTTGGAAAGTCCACCTCGGCGTTTGGCTCTCTTTTGCGACGGTAAAGAAGTCGCTGTGCGAATGCAATGCGCTTCCCTCGACCGGTGGAGCGACGGCGATGCTGTTGAGTTCTTTGCAGTTGCCTACAAAGATTACTATAACAGCGAAAACGTCTACTGGCTGACGCCGGACGGCGGCAGCGACGGCTTGCGCATGCAGGAACAGGATGCATATCCCAAAGGCGATGATTTAATCAACCGCGGCATCGCGACCTATCGCCTGGAAATAGACCGCATCCGGCGCGCCGACTTTCCCGGTCATACCGACAACGAGCGGTGGTTTATGGACGATTTGCGCGCCCCCAAAACGCTCACCTATCCGCTGCCGATCAACTCGATCGATCCAAGCGGTGCAGCCTTTTTAAAATTTAGAATCCAGGCTTATGCCCAAAGTCAGAGCGTTTTCCCCGATCATCATACCCAAATCTTGATCAACGATCAAATTGTCTATGATAAATTTTGGGACGGACGCGTGACGCTGTTCGACTCGACCGTTTTTTCAACCCAACTGCTCAAGGCAAGCGGAAATACGCTGAAAATTGTCGGGCCGGGCGACACAGACTCTTTTCTCGATTGGGTGCTTGTTGATTGGTTCGAGCTGCGTTACCCGCGGGTTAATTCGGCGGACTCTGAGGCGCTCTATTTTACGTTGAACCTCGATGCACCGAAAACCGTGGTTTTGCAAAATCTCGCGGGAACCGTTGATCTGTATGATGTGACCGATCCCTTTCAACCGAAGCGGCTGGTTAATGCGGAACAACAAGGGGATAGGCGCCTTTTCCGTCTGCCTCAAGCCGGAGTCTATGAAATTTTTGCCGTTCAGCCGCCGCAAAAGCTCAAACCGTCCAAGATATCTGCGGATGAGATCTCTTCGCTCAGGAAAACTCTTCGCCAGACGGACTATTTTATGATCACCGTCCCCGAGTTTGTTTCCGCCCTGACGCCGCTGGCTGAGCGGCATCGGCAGGATGGCCTCAATGTAGCAATTATCGACGTTCAGGACATTTACGACGAGTTCAATTACGGCAAAAAATCAGAGCGCGCGATTCGCCGATTTTTGACCTATGCCATGCAGATGTTTCCGCTTCCTGCGCCGCGTTATGTGCTGCTGGTCGGCGATGCAAGCTGGAATCCCCGTCGACTGAATTCTTCCAATCCCAATTACGGCGGCGAGCAGGCCACGGACTTTATCCCGACGCGCCTTTTCGAGAGTCTTGTCGACTATTTCGAGGCGTGTTCAGACAACTGGCTGGCGTGCGTCGACGGCGAGGACGATATTTTGCCTGATCTCCTGGTCGGGCGCCTGCCTGCCCGTTCAGCCGACGAAGTGCGGCAAATGGTACAGAAAATACTGCTCTATCATCAAACAGCCGCCGAACCTTCAATGCGGCGTGCCGTGTTCGTCGCCGATATAGGGGAGGGCGGCACAATGGCTTTTGAAGACACCTCTTCCTCGCTGGCGTCGCGCTTTGTGCCGCCCACGGTGTTAGCCGAAGCCCTTTACATCAGCCGTTCGTCCGCAACCGAAGTCAGAAAACGCCTCCTGGAAATCTTTGGTGAAGGAGCATTGACCATAAACTACTTTGGCCACGGCAGTGTCGGCAATTGGTCCAAGCATTCCATTCTTACCCGTGCAGAGGTACCGTTGCTGCCTCGAGGCCGTTTTTTCCCTTTTGTTTTCACCATGAGCTGCATCAACGGCTACTTTGCCGATCCCAATCCGGCCAACTCTTCGCTGACGGAAATGCTGTTCAATCAGGATCAGGCCGGAATCATCGGCGGCTTTTCGGCAGCGGGCGAAGCCTATCCCTCGCCGCTTTTTCCCCTAGCCCGCATGCTCTACGATGCGCTCTATCAAAAAGGCATTACCAGATTGGGAGAATTCTGTACCGCCGGTCTGTTTACCATGTACGCCGACTATCCGTTTTTCGACGATCATGTGCGATTTTACATCCTTTTTGGTGATCCTGCGTGCCGACTACAGTATCAGCCCGAACGTCTTGCAGATGCCGGTTTTGCCGGGCAAATCAGATTCAACGACGGACGCAAAGTGAAAGGAAAAACGCTGACGGCTTTTATCAGCCGACAAACCGTAGCGCAAACGACCATAAATTCCGAAAAAGGCGCATTCGGGCCGATTTATATTCCGCCGGATAATCCGGAAACACCGGTACGCGAAGGAGGCGTTGCCGGCGATACGGTGACGTTCGTTTTCGATTACCCGCAGAATCCGACCCAGCTCTTCCCTACGGCGTTGTGGAAGGGCGGGCAACTGCAGCGCCTGGCTCTTTCCGAATTTCCAACTTTCGTCGCCGAACAGCCGGAGGTCAAATTTTTCATTAACGGTGAGGCCGCCGAACCAACATTTGCAGACGGTGATCCGTTGCAACGCGATGCGGTGATCGAAATTCGCTTTCAATGCTCGCATGAATATGGAAGCGGCGATCCCGTCGTGCGCCTCAATCGACAGATTCTTGATCTGTCCGCAACTCGGCGTCCCATCACCGACGGCCTTGCCTTTACCTTACCGGTAAATACTTTGTCGGATGGTGAATATGAGCTGTCTGTCCACGAACCGGAATCAGCCGCAAAGCCGCTTGGGGTCCTCCGTTTTCGCATCGCCTCGACGCTCCGTCTGCTGGATGTCGTCAACTTTCCCAATCCCTGCGCCGACCAAACCGTCGTTTCTTTTGTACTGGAAAATGACAAACCGGCGCGAGTAACCCTCAAACTTTTTACGATTTCCGGCAGGCTGATTTACAAAACTGAAGGCGAGGCGACCGTCGGCTATAACGCCATTCCCTATGATCTTTGCGATACCGCTGGTGAGAAACTTGCCAACGGACTATATTTCTACAGGCTGTCCGCTTTCGACGGTGAAGAAAAAGCTGAGGTCATCGAACGTTTGGTCGTCATGCAATAA
- a CDS encoding DoxX family membrane protein, producing the protein MSSSNKFSTAQQTVLVILRMLIGWHFMYEGAVKLFNPGWSSAVFLARSKWLFADYFHRIADSPALLSVVDQLNIWGLLLIGLGLFLGVFTRLAAGAGFLLLALYYVANPPIPGYGVGMPAEGSYLLVDKNLIEMFALLLFVLIPTGRLFGLEGLLSVMRTIRQSKKKALQADVKVKSAADLKRREILKSLALMPLFGGFVYAFVRKQGWESYEEKHLLAEKIRGQTDGTTGATLKTFQFTELRDLKGELPKGKIGNLEISRLFLGGNLIGGWAHARDLIYVSKLVKAYHTDRKIFDTFWLAEKAGINTILTNPQLCRVINEYWRKEKGTIQFISDCGWNNPIDGLEISIDGGACAAYVQGGIADALVEQGDLDTFEKFLVKARANGLPAGIGAHKLETVKAVVERGILPDFWVKTLHHTHYWSANIANQNDNIWCENPEETIAYMETLEQPWIAFKTLAAGAIEPKDGFSYAFRNGADFICAGMYDFQIVEDVNIVLEILSGDLSARKRPWRA; encoded by the coding sequence ATGTCCTCTTCCAATAAATTTTCCACCGCCCAGCAGACGGTTTTGGTCATCTTGCGCATGCTGATCGGCTGGCACTTTATGTACGAAGGAGCCGTCAAGCTCTTTAATCCGGGCTGGTCTTCGGCTGTTTTTCTTGCCCGGTCGAAATGGCTCTTTGCAGATTATTTTCATCGCATTGCCGACTCGCCTGCGCTGCTTTCGGTTGTCGACCAATTGAACATTTGGGGGTTGCTCCTCATCGGGTTGGGGTTGTTTTTGGGCGTATTTACGCGGCTTGCAGCCGGTGCGGGATTTCTGCTCTTGGCGCTTTACTATGTCGCCAATCCGCCCATACCCGGATACGGCGTCGGTATGCCGGCCGAAGGCAGCTATCTGCTGGTGGATAAGAATCTCATCGAAATGTTCGCTCTCCTGCTGTTTGTGCTCATTCCAACCGGTCGTCTTTTCGGTTTGGAGGGGCTCTTGAGCGTTATGCGAACCATTCGACAATCCAAAAAGAAAGCTCTTCAAGCGGATGTTAAGGTTAAATCTGCCGCAGATCTGAAGCGTCGCGAAATTCTCAAGAGTCTGGCGTTGATGCCGTTGTTCGGCGGATTCGTTTATGCGTTTGTACGCAAACAGGGATGGGAAAGCTACGAAGAGAAGCACCTGCTTGCGGAAAAAATTCGCGGCCAAACCGACGGGACGACCGGCGCGACCCTCAAAACCTTTCAGTTTACCGAACTGCGGGATTTGAAAGGTGAACTTCCGAAAGGCAAAATTGGAAATCTTGAAATCAGCCGCCTGTTTCTGGGCGGCAATCTGATTGGCGGCTGGGCGCATGCGCGCGATCTAATTTACGTGAGCAAACTGGTCAAAGCTTATCACACCGACCGTAAGATTTTCGATACGTTTTGGCTGGCGGAAAAGGCAGGCATCAATACGATATTGACCAATCCGCAGCTCTGCCGCGTCATCAATGAATATTGGCGCAAGGAAAAAGGGACGATTCAGTTCATCTCCGATTGCGGGTGGAACAATCCCATTGACGGGTTGGAGATCTCGATCGACGGCGGCGCTTGTGCGGCCTATGTTCAGGGCGGCATTGCCGATGCGCTGGTGGAACAAGGAGATTTGGACACGTTCGAAAAATTCTTGGTCAAGGCGAGAGCGAACGGTTTGCCTGCAGGAATCGGCGCACATAAGCTCGAAACGGTCAAGGCCGTGGTCGAGCGCGGCATTCTGCCGGATTTTTGGGTAAAAACCCTGCATCATACTCATTACTGGTCGGCCAATATCGCCAACCAAAACGACAACATTTGGTGCGAGAATCCGGAAGAGACCATCGCCTATATGGAAACGCTCGAACAACCGTGGATCGCGTTTAAAACGTTGGCCGCGGGCGCCATCGAGCCGAAGGATGGATTTTCTTACGCATTCCGCAACGGCGCCGATTTCATCTGTGCCGGCATGTATGATTTTCAGATCGTCGAAGACGTCAACATTGTTTTAGAAATTCTTTCGGGTGATCTGTCTGCTCGTAAACGACCTTGGAGAGCGTGA
- the lexA gene encoding transcriptional repressor LexA, whose product TLQELTEELGASSRNTAVKHLSTLARKGYIVWEKNIARGIRVLETGGELTVGKEVRLPLVGTVTAGMPILAEENIERYLAVPKYLLHSPGRHFLLRVKGDSMRNAGILHNDVVIVRSQQIADLGDIVVALIGNEATVKRLAAENGRLYLKAENPLYPDLRPEEEWSIQGKVVALLRENVE is encoded by the coding sequence GACGCTGCAGGAGTTGACGGAGGAGCTCGGCGCCTCGTCCCGCAACACTGCCGTCAAGCATTTGTCTACTCTGGCGCGCAAGGGCTACATTGTGTGGGAAAAGAACATCGCCCGCGGCATTCGGGTGCTGGAGACGGGCGGCGAGTTGACGGTAGGGAAGGAGGTACGGCTGCCGTTGGTCGGAACGGTAACGGCCGGCATGCCCATTCTTGCCGAGGAGAACATTGAGCGCTACCTGGCCGTGCCGAAATATCTCCTTCACTCTCCCGGGCGCCATTTTCTGTTGCGCGTCAAGGGCGACAGCATGCGCAACGCCGGCATTCTGCACAACGACGTCGTTATTGTTCGTTCACAGCAGATTGCCGATCTGGGCGATATTGTTGTGGCGCTCATCGGCAACGAGGCGACGGTCAAGCGGTTGGCGGCGGAGAACGGCCGCCTCTATCTCAAGGCGGAGAATCCCCTGTACCCGGATCTTCGCCCTGAA
- a CDS encoding sugar phosphate isomerase/epimerase: MIKRREFFTRMGAALGAASLLSHSVKRAEAAVGMEPLTLGIASYSFRAFDLETCLEMTKRLDVRHICLKSFHLPLEASPEEIKKAAEKVRAAGIELYGGGVIYMNTEAEVRQAFEYCRAAGMQMMIGVPKHELLDMVEQLAVQHDLIVAIHNHGPGDLLYPTPQSIYDRIVNRNRRLGICLDIGHAQRLGLDPTAQFRAYHDRIYDIHIKDVSAPAPEGTTVEIGRGVIDIPKFLKTVAEMHYKGRLSLEYEKDEKDPLPGAAESIGYLRGVMATW; this comes from the coding sequence ATGATAAAACGAAGAGAGTTTTTTACACGAATGGGCGCGGCATTGGGGGCGGCTTCCCTACTTTCTCATTCCGTCAAGCGGGCAGAGGCTGCCGTCGGCATGGAACCGCTGACGCTGGGAATCGCCTCCTACTCTTTTCGCGCGTTCGATCTCGAAACGTGCCTCGAGATGACGAAACGGTTAGACGTTCGGCACATTTGCCTAAAGAGCTTTCATTTGCCGTTGGAAGCTTCACCGGAAGAGATTAAAAAAGCTGCGGAAAAGGTACGCGCAGCCGGAATCGAGCTGTACGGCGGCGGCGTGATCTATATGAACACGGAAGCTGAGGTCAGGCAGGCATTCGAGTATTGTCGAGCTGCCGGCATGCAGATGATGATCGGCGTACCGAAGCACGAACTTTTGGATATGGTCGAACAGCTGGCCGTGCAGCACGATTTGATCGTGGCCATTCACAACCATGGGCCGGGAGATCTGCTTTATCCTACGCCGCAAAGCATTTATGATCGAATCGTGAATCGCAACCGCCGCCTGGGGATCTGCCTGGATATCGGCCATGCCCAGCGATTGGGATTGGATCCGACGGCGCAATTTCGCGCTTACCATGACCGCATCTATGATATTCATATAAAGGATGTCAGCGCTCCGGCTCCCGAAGGCACGACGGTGGAAATCGGACGCGGCGTCATCGATATCCCAAAATTTCTTAAAACTGTCGCGGAAATGCATTACAAAGGACGTCTTTCACTCGAATATGAAAAGGACGAAAAAGATCCCCTGCCCGGCGCCGCCGAGTCGATCGGATATTTGCGCGGTGTTATGGCGACCTGGTGA
- a CDS encoding sigma-54 dependent transcriptional regulator, with protein MNEPLNILIVDDDEMIRHTYALILTEHGYDVTTAADGADGLEQLQKRDYAIVFVDYRMPDMDGLQFLQSGKELAPRAEFVLVTAFSSIETAVEAIKLGAFHYLDKPSSSDKLVRLVKKIEEERSLYNIDPESGLHLTFNGAPLTIIGKSERIRRVYDLILKAAPTDSTVLILGESGTGKELFAKAVHAAGPRRDKPFVVMDCSTLVETLFESELFGHVKGSFTGATETKHGAFEIAHSGTFFFDEVGNIPLSIQAKILRTLQEKEIRRIGSTQTIHVDVRVIAAANIDLKKAVEEGRFREDLYYRLNVIPIELPPLRERREDIPLLANYFLKQFKIKRRNTPVEGFSDEAIELFLDYPWPGNIRELQNAVERALVVEESNLIRPASLPPHIRRQVETKATEVLSLADVEREHIRKTLAAAGYNISRAARQLGIDRKTLYEKIRRYGLDLPSDMEN; from the coding sequence ATGAACGAGCCGCTCAACATCCTGATCGTCGACGATGACGAAATGATCCGTCACACCTACGCGCTCATCCTCACCGAGCACGGCTATGACGTGACGACCGCTGCAGACGGCGCCGATGGACTCGAACAGCTGCAAAAAAGAGATTATGCAATTGTTTTCGTCGATTATCGGATGCCGGATATGGACGGGCTCCAGTTTCTCCAGAGTGGCAAGGAGTTGGCGCCGCGTGCCGAGTTTGTTCTAGTAACCGCCTTTTCCAGCATCGAAACGGCGGTAGAAGCAATCAAATTGGGAGCCTTTCATTATCTCGATAAACCGAGTTCCTCGGATAAACTCGTCCGATTGGTTAAAAAGATCGAAGAAGAGCGGTCGTTGTACAACATCGATCCTGAATCAGGGCTTCATTTAACCTTCAACGGCGCTCCTCTGACCATCATAGGCAAGAGTGAGCGCATCCGCAGGGTCTATGATCTCATCCTTAAGGCGGCGCCGACCGACAGCACGGTGCTCATCCTCGGCGAGAGCGGGACCGGCAAGGAGCTTTTCGCCAAAGCCGTGCATGCCGCAGGACCCCGACGCGACAAACCGTTTGTGGTCATGGACTGTAGTACGCTGGTCGAGACTCTGTTCGAAAGCGAACTTTTCGGCCACGTCAAAGGCTCTTTTACCGGCGCAACGGAAACCAAACACGGCGCCTTTGAGATTGCCCACAGCGGCACCTTTTTCTTTGATGAAGTCGGCAATATCCCGCTAAGCATTCAAGCCAAAATTCTGCGCACGCTGCAGGAAAAGGAAATTCGCCGCATCGGCAGCACACAGACCATTCATGTCGATGTCCGTGTCATCGCCGCCGCCAATATCGATCTTAAAAAGGCGGTGGAGGAGGGACGATTCCGGGAAGACCTTTACTATCGTCTTAACGTTATACCCATCGAGCTTCCGCCGCTGCGTGAACGTCGCGAGGACATTCCTCTATTGGCAAATTATTTCCTCAAGCAATTCAAAATAAAGCGTCGTAACACGCCGGTCGAAGGTTTTTCCGATGAAGCGATCGAGCTTTTTCTCGACTATCCTTGGCCCGGAAATATCCGCGAACTGCAGAACGCCGTCGAGCGGGCCTTGGTTGTCGAGGAATCCAATTTGATCCGTCCTGCGAGTTTGCCGCCGCACATCCGTCGTCAAGTCGAAACTAAAGCAACGGAAGTTTTGTCTTTGGCTGATGTAGAGCGCGAGCACATTCGCAAAACGCTTGCGGCAGCGGGATACAACATCAGCCGGGCAGCCAGACAATTGGGCATCGACCGCAAGACGCTTTACGAAAAAATTCGGCGTTACGGCCTCGACCTGCCGTCTGATATGGAAAATTAG
- a CDS encoding universal stress protein, producing the protein MEIKNILAPFDFYDSSRRAFIYAAALAKRFSAHLTLFHVVTLFDDDPYDPQFSFPHLDEFYKHLEEQAGGQFEKLIAENQSAGLNVSYVVQRGFSPYEEILRFAEDNPVDLIVMGTHGRTALSRFFLGSVTAKVVHHASCPVMTVRMNVKTPTESITPKFKRLLVPTDFTEPSSKALHLACGLLEEGGTIFLLHVIEGLVQPAFFAADGELIYEITPQIRDNSEALLKQSASQVPAGIDVQTVTLEGSIAHEILEYAETQSIDLIVMGTHGQNALSHLFIGSEANRVIRKACCPVITVK; encoded by the coding sequence ATGGAAATCAAGAACATTTTGGCGCCCTTTGATTTTTATGATTCGTCTCGGCGCGCTTTCATTTATGCCGCGGCATTGGCAAAGCGTTTTTCAGCGCACTTGACCTTATTCCATGTCGTTACCCTTTTCGACGACGATCCCTACGACCCTCAATTCTCATTTCCACATCTCGATGAATTTTACAAGCATCTCGAAGAGCAAGCCGGTGGTCAATTCGAAAAGTTAATTGCCGAGAATCAATCGGCAGGATTAAATGTCAGCTATGTCGTGCAAAGAGGGTTCAGCCCTTACGAGGAGATACTCCGCTTCGCCGAAGATAATCCCGTCGATTTGATCGTTATGGGCACGCACGGCCGCACGGCGTTGTCGCGTTTTTTCCTCGGCAGCGTTACCGCCAAGGTCGTTCACCATGCATCCTGCCCGGTGATGACCGTGCGAATGAACGTCAAAACTCCTACCGAGTCGATCACGCCGAAATTCAAGCGTCTGTTGGTGCCGACCGACTTTACGGAGCCGAGCAGCAAGGCTCTACATTTGGCCTGCGGACTGCTGGAAGAGGGCGGAACGATCTTTTTACTGCACGTGATCGAGGGTTTGGTGCAGCCGGCGTTTTTTGCCGCCGACGGCGAACTCATATATGAAATCACGCCGCAAATCCGCGATAACTCGGAGGCGCTTCTTAAACAGTCCGCCTCACAAGTGCCCGCGGGAATTGACGTGCAGACCGTTACGCTCGAGGGATCCATTGCCCATGAAATTCTCGAATACGCCGAGACGCAGAGCATCGATCTGATCGTCATGGGTACGCATGGTCAAAATGCCCTTAGCCATTTGTTTATCGGCAGCGAAGCGAATCGCGTAATCCGCAAGGCTTGCTGCCCGGTCATTACCGTAAAATAG
- a CDS encoding DUF2334 domain-containing protein — MNKVYCLPLFFLLLVSCAKNPSAVDDGYAPYTPIVSTVFAERQVFIPTPASLSGIPPASLHWAAEVGRIEVTDSGIVFFAPSEGGLARILVTAETNEPSALTVELNIYVHRQIIIFKADDLIWDRKTVLPAGWFRFIELIRSKKARAALGIIGSYLEKADTQFCRMVKDLMADGTFEIFNHGFTHQISGSAGSNPDKPSEFYRTSEADQLTSLRKTQRLAREKLGLTLRAFGAPGNAFDKTTTRIINKDPDILIWFFGDPACSKLVLKRAGEIEYPTPNPSFAEFAKRYDPMREMYVFQIHPHQWKEAQFQEFQKILDFLVEKKVTFLTPTQYYRIFVQNRIP, encoded by the coding sequence TTGAATAAGGTTTATTGCCTGCCCTTGTTTTTCCTTCTGCTTGTATCATGCGCCAAGAATCCGTCTGCAGTCGATGACGGCTATGCCCCATACACTCCTATTGTCTCGACCGTTTTCGCAGAGCGGCAAGTTTTCATTCCTACCCCTGCTTCTTTAAGCGGCATCCCTCCTGCATCTTTACATTGGGCGGCAGAAGTGGGCCGCATTGAGGTGACCGATTCGGGAATCGTATTTTTTGCACCTTCTGAGGGGGGATTGGCGCGCATTTTGGTGACAGCGGAGACAAACGAGCCGTCCGCCCTTACAGTCGAGCTGAACATTTATGTGCATCGGCAAATCATCATTTTCAAAGCCGACGACCTGATTTGGGACCGCAAGACGGTTCTGCCTGCGGGATGGTTTCGATTCATCGAATTGATTCGTTCTAAAAAAGCAAGAGCCGCTTTGGGTATTATCGGTAGTTATTTGGAAAAAGCGGATACGCAGTTTTGCAGAATGGTGAAGGATTTGATGGCCGACGGCACTTTTGAGATTTTTAATCACGGCTTTACGCACCAAATCAGCGGATCTGCGGGGTCGAATCCCGACAAGCCCTCTGAATTCTATCGCACCTCGGAAGCCGATCAGTTAACCAGTTTGCGCAAAACCCAACGACTGGCCCGAGAAAAACTTGGACTGACCCTAAGAGCCTTCGGTGCGCCCGGTAACGCGTTTGACAAGACCACCACACGCATTATAAATAAAGACCCTGATATTCTGATTTGGTTTTTCGGCGATCCTGCCTGCTCCAAATTGGTTCTGAAACGAGCGGGAGAAATCGAATATCCAACGCCTAATCCCAGTTTTGCAGAGTTCGCCAAGCGCTATGATCCGATGCGCGAAATGTACGTCTTTCAGATTCATCCGCATCAATGGAAAGAGGCGCAGTTCCAAGAATTCCAAAAAATTCTCGATTTTCTTGTCGAAAAAAAGGTTACCTTTCTCACGCCGACCCAGTATTACCGCATTTTTGTGCAGAATAGAATCCCCTAA
- a CDS encoding sugar phosphate isomerase/epimerase yields MSKKMRFGLVTYQWGRDWDLPTLLKSCAATGYEGVELRTRHAHGVEPSLTREQRSAVKRLFRESGIVCVGYGSNQEYHSPDPQELRRQIEGTFELIKLCHDIGASGVKVKPNDLPDGVPAEKTIAQIAASLNEIGRFAHDYGQEIRVEVHGRLTQLPQTMKAIFDQVTENNVRICWNCNPEDLVEPGFEYNFNLLRPWFGSTLHVRELDDADYPYRQLFDLLKATDYCGWVLLEARSEPQDRLEAMRLQKQLFMRLMGMGK; encoded by the coding sequence TTGTCCAAGAAAATGCGATTCGGGCTGGTCACCTATCAATGGGGGAGAGATTGGGATCTGCCGACCTTGCTGAAAAGCTGCGCGGCAACCGGATACGAAGGCGTTGAGTTAAGAACACGACACGCCCACGGAGTCGAACCGTCGCTGACGCGCGAGCAGCGGTCTGCGGTAAAGCGACTTTTTCGCGAAAGCGGCATCGTCTGCGTCGGCTACGGCTCCAACCAAGAATACCATTCGCCGGATCCGCAGGAGCTGCGCAGGCAAATTGAAGGCACCTTTGAGCTGATCAAATTATGCCATGACATCGGCGCCTCCGGCGTCAAGGTAAAGCCGAACGATTTGCCTGACGGCGTGCCCGCGGAAAAGACCATAGCCCAAATCGCAGCATCCCTCAATGAGATCGGCCGCTTTGCACACGATTACGGCCAGGAAATTCGCGTCGAGGTGCACGGTCGGCTGACGCAGCTGCCGCAAACCATGAAGGCAATTTTTGATCAAGTTACGGAAAATAACGTCCGCATTTGTTGGAACTGCAACCCCGAGGATCTTGTTGAGCCTGGCTTTGAGTATAACTTTAATTTGCTTCGCCCATGGTTCGGCTCAACGCTCCACGTACGCGAACTCGACGATGCGGATTATCCCTATCGGCAGCTGTTCGATCTTCTCAAGGCTACCGACTATTGCGGCTGGGTCTTGTTGGAGGCGCGCAGCGAACCGCAGGATCGCCTGGAAGCCATGCGGCTCCAAAAGCAGCTTTTTATGCGGTTAATGGGGATGGGAAAATAG